One Solanum pennellii chromosome 10, SPENNV200 genomic region harbors:
- the LOC107002270 gene encoding protein PLASTID MOVEMENT IMPAIRED 1, whose translation MADYITNRRNSNTQLLQELEALSETLYQPPSHPPTTRRTTSLVLPRDSIPPIESLTSNAKNDNDTVSIVVNPKPRSRRMSLSPWRSRPKLDIQSEDNIQQQTNTSTSNAKLVKKLDSKGADSNSEKKGLWNWKPIRALAHIGKQKLSCLFSVEVVTVQGLPTSMNGLRLSVCVRKKETKDGAVQTMPSRVTQGAADFEETLFIRCNVYYTPDTGTSNGGARYKFEPRPFSIFVFAVDAEELDFGKNIVDLSEMIEESVQKSFEGSRIRQWDTSYTLSGKAKGGEVVLKLGFQIMEKDGGVGIYSQTEGGTKNAKSYSSTFARKQSKTSFSVQSPRMTSLSSANWTPSQAGTTANIQGIDELNLDDEPVKEEPESKAEDLDLPDFDIVDKGIEIQDKGVEMEEKDEATKEVGEEEEDGDERSEGNSDKRSVSSSHEVVKEVVHDQMHLTRLSALDSIAQQIKALESMFRDENQVKMEEDDSESQRLDADEETVTREFLQLLEDPGVSQQKTDNQETPALKLQGGGGNEDNEKRESGIFIPDLAKGLGCVVQTRNGGFLAAMNPLNTVVLRKDTPKLAMQISKPFVLPSIPSSMIGFELFQRMAAVGLEEFTSKILSMMPMEELVGKTAEQIAFEGIASAIIQGRNKEGGASSSAAETVAVVKSMATAMNTSRNERISTGIWNISDKPLTVDEILAFTLQKMEAMTVEALKIQADIPEEEAPFDVSAIKKDDDGHPLDSAVPLEDWTKDDKRDSIMISVVVQLRDPLRQFEAVGGPMIALVQAVPIDEETNNFDDEEKKFKVACLAIGGLKVRSGGKKNAWDTEKQKLTAMQWLVAYGLGKMSKKAKKTSPLKGQDLLWSISSRVMADMWLKSIRNPDIKFIM comes from the coding sequence ATGGCGGATTACATAACTAATAGAAGAAATTCCAATACACAACTATTGCAAGAACTTGAAGCACTAAGTGAAACACTCTATCAACCACCATCACACCCTCCAACTACCCGAAGAACCACCTCCCTTGTCTTGCCTCGAGATTCAATCCCTCCAATCGAATCCCTAACAAGTAATGCTAAAAATGACAACGATACTGTTAGTATCGTTGTCAATCCTAAGCCGAGATCCAGGAGGATGTCATTATCCCCCTGGCGTTCTCGGCCTAAACTGGACATCCAAAGCGAGGACAATATACAACAACAAACCAATACCAGCACCAGCAACGCAAAGTTGGTTAAGAAATTGGATAGCAAAGGAGCTGATTCGAATTCCGAGAAGAAAGGCTTGTGGAACTGGAAACCAATTCGAGCTCTTGCTCACATTGGTAAGCAAAAGTTAAGTTGTTTATTCTCAGTTGAAGTCGTGACCGTTCAAGGACTACCAACGTCCATGAACGGTCTACGACTATCTGTTTGtgtaagaaaaaaagaaactaaagatGGAGCAGTACAAACTATGCCATCTAGAGTTACACAAGGAGCTGCAGATTTTGAAGAAACACTTTTTATCAGATGTAATGTTTATTATACACCTGATACAGGTACTAGTAATGGAGGGGCTCGATATAAATTCGAGCCCCGtccattttccatttttgtCTTTGCAGTTGATGCAGAGGAACTTGATTTTGGAAAAAACATAGTTGATTTGAGTGAAATGATTGAGGAGTCAGTGCAGAAGAGTTTTGAAGGAAGTCGAATTCGCCAATGGGATACGAGTTATACTCTATCCGGGAAGGCGAAAGGAGGGGAGGTAGTTTTGAAGTTAGGATTTCAGATCATGGAGAAAGATGGTGGagttgggatttatagtcaaACTGAAGGGGGAACGAAGAACGCGAAGAGCTACTCATCTACATTTGCTAGAAAGCAATCGAAAACGTCTTTTAGTGTTCAGAGTCCAAGAATGACTAGTTTAAGTTCAGCTAACTGGACTCCATCACAAGCAGGAACAACAGCAAATATTCAAGGGATTGATGAGCTGAATCTAGACGACGAGCCTGTGAAGGAGGAGCCAGAGTCGAAAGCAGAGGATCTTGATCTCCCTGATTTCGATATTGTGGATAAAGGAATTGAAATTCAAGACAAAGGAGTTgaaatggaagaaaaagatgaaGCAACAAAAGAAGTAGGAGAGGAGGAGGAAGATGGAGACGAGCGATCAGAAGGAAATTCTGATAAAAGATCGGTATCATCTAGTCACGAGGTTGTTAAGGAAGTCGTCCACGATCAAATGCATTTGACAAGATTGTCAGCACTTGATTCCATTGCACAACAAATCAAAGCACTTGAATCAAtgtttagagatgaaaatcaAGTTAAGATGGAGGAGGATGATTCCGAATCCCAAAGGCTGGATGCTGATGAGGAAACTGTGACAAGGGAATTCCTCCAACTGCTGGAAGATCCAGGTGTTAGTCAGCAGAAGACGGATAATCAAGAAACCCCCGCGTTAAAGCTTCAAGGAGGAGGAGGAAATGAAGACAACGAAAAGAGAGAATCGGGCATTTTCATACCTGATCTTGCTAAGGGGTTAGGATGTGTAGTTCAAACAAGAAATGGCGGTTTTTTAGCAGCTATGAATCCTCTTAATACTGTTGTTTTGAGAAAAGACACTCCGAAACTTGCAATGCAGATATCAAAACCATTTGTCCTTCCATCAATTCCGTCATCTATGATTGGATTCGAGTTGTTCCAGAGGATGGCAGCTGTGGGGCTAGAGGAATTTACGTCCAAGATCTTATCGATGATGCCAATGGAAGAGCTTGTGGGCAAAACAGCGGAGCAGATAGCATTTGAAGGCATTGCTTCAGCAATTATTCAAGGGAGGAACAAAGAAGGAGGCGCCAGCTCAAGTGCTGCTGAGACAGTTGCAGTAGTGAAATCAATGGCGACAGCAATGAACACAAGCAGGAACGAGAGGATCTCTACGGGGATATGGAACATCAGTGACAAGCCGTTGACAGTGGACGAGATTCTTGCATTCACACTGCAGAAAATGGAGGCAATGACAGTCGAAGCATTGAAAATTCAAGCAGACATACCGGAAGAAGAGGCTCCTTTCGATGTTTCAGCTATCAAAAAAGATGATGATGGTCACCCGTTGGACTCTGCTGTCCCACTCGAAGACTGGACAAAAGATGACAAACGTGATAGTATAATGATCTCAGTTGTGGTTCAACTGAGGGATCCGTTGAGGCAATTCGAAGCAGTTGGAGGACCTATGATAGCACTGGTTCAAGCAGTTCCTATTGATGAGGAAACTAACAACTTTGATGATGAGGAAAAGAAGTTTAAAGTCGCGTGTCTGGCTATTGGCGGATTGAAAGTCAGGAGCGGAGGAAAGAAGAACGCGTGGGACACAGAAAAACAGAAATTGACAGCAATGCAGTGGCTAGTAGCTTATGGACTTGGTAAAATGTCGAAAAAAGCAAAGAAAACTTCACCACTAAAAGGCCAAGACTTGCTATGGAGCATATCATCGCGTGTAATGGCAGATATGTGGCTGAAATCGATAAGAAATCCGGATATCAAGTTCATCATGTAG
- the LOC107002477 gene encoding vacuolar protein sorting-associated protein 22 homolog 1, which produces MRRRPGIGGLQNAAAARDQYRLLGENVAKLRTDLMKEQLATFRSQLEDFARKHKNDIRKNPAFRAQFHEMCAKVGVDPLASNKGFWAELLGIGDFYYELGVQIIEVCLATRPHNGGLISLDDLCKLLGQRRKAVRETISEDDCLRAISKLKVLGSGFEVITVGKRKLVRSVPTELNKDHNEILELAQAQGFVTVDEVQRRLNWSSGRATDALETLLEEGLAMIDDGHRDGKRRYWFPCVSSVSSYAGADTL; this is translated from the exons ATGAGGCGGAGACCGGGAATCGGAGGTCTGCAGAACGCGGCGGCGGCTAGG GATCAATATCGATTGTTAGGGGAAAATGTTGCGAAATTGAGAACAGATCTTATGAAAGAGCAGCTCGCTACTTTTCGATCTCAGCTTGAAGATTTCGCTCGAAAACACAAG AATGACATTCGCAAGAACCCTGCATTCAGGGCACAGTTCCACGAGATGTGTGCTAAAGTCGGAGTAGATCCTCTAGCATCAAACAAGGGTTTCTGGGCGGAACTGTTGGGGATTGGTGACTTCTATTATGAACTTG GGGTACAGATTATTGAGGTTTGCCTAGCTACTAGACCCCATAATGGAGGTTTGATAAGCTTGGATGATCTTTGTAAACTGCTTGGTCAGAGACGGAAAGCTGTGCGCGAGACGATATCTGAAGATGATTGCTTGCGTGCTATAAGCAAGCTGAAG GTACTAGGTAGCGGTTTTGAGGTGATTACAGTGGGAAAGAGAAAGCTTGTTAGATCTGTCCCTACCGAACTGAATAAGGATCACAATGAAATTTTAGAGCTGGCGCAG GCTCAAGGTTTTGTGACTGTTGATGAGGTACAAAGACGCCTAAACTGGTCTTCAGGTCGTGCAACTGATGCGCTTGAAACACTGTTGGAG GAAGGGCTTGCCATGATCGATGATGGACATAGAGATGGCAAACGTCGATACTGGTTCCCTTGTGTGTCCTCTGTCTCCTCTTATGCAGGTGCAGACACTCTTTAG
- the LOC107002588 gene encoding probable serine/threonine-protein kinase PBL23 isoform X1 — protein MKFGSKNKMKMKMNCFRCCVANEDHKKTLKKNNQEHKNNKSQSSFDNLSLKTDSNRRKYIAEEIAKLGKGNISAEIFSYLELKIATQNFNNDRLLGEGGFGRVYKGHIESKNLDVAVKQLDRNGFQGTREFLVEVLILSLLHHPNLVNLVGYCSDGDQRILVYEYMPNGSLEDHLLETSPDRKPLDWNTRMKIAEGAAKGLEYLHEKANPPVIYRDFKASNILLDENFDPKLSDFGLAKLGPTGDKSHVSTRVMGTYGYCAPEYASTGQLTTKSDVYSFGVVFLEMITGRRVIDTSKPSEEQDLVLWAQPLFRNKKKFHLMVDPLLEGNYPRKGLCQALAIAAMCLQNDASVRPLISDVVTALAFLAGNKKKDEDEEEAALDTPKTPLQSNTENIGTNEASVDT, from the exons ATGAAATTTGGTAGCAAGAAtaaaatgaagatgaagatgaattgTTTTAGATGTTGTGTTGCAAATGAGGATCATAAAAAGACTTTGAAAAAGAACAATCAAGaacacaaaaacaacaaatcTCAATCTTCCTTTGACAATCTTTCTTTAAAAACTG ATAGCAACAGAAGGAAGTATATAGCAGAAGAAATAGCAAAACTTGGAAAAGGCAACATTTCTGCAGAAATCTTCTCATACCTGGAGTTGAAGATTGCCACTCAAAACTTCAACAACGATCGTTTGCTTGGTGAAGGTGGCTTTGGAAGAGTGTACAAGGGCCACATTGAAAGCAAGAATCTA GATGTTGCTGTGAAGCAACTTGACAGGAATGGTTTCCAAGGAACTAGAGAGTTTCTTGTGGAGGTTCTCATATTGAGTCTTCTTCATCATCCTAATCTTGTTAATCTGGTTGGATATTGTTCAGATGGTGATCAGAGAATTTTAGTATATGAATACATGCCAAATGGTTCACTAGAAGATCACCTACTTG AAACTAGTCCAGATAGAAAACCACTTGATTGGAATACAAGGATGAAAATTGCAGAAGGAGCAGCAAAAGGACTTGAATACTTGCATGAAAAAGCTAATCCTCCAGTGATTTACCGCGATTTTAAAGCATCAAACATACTTTTAGATGAGAACTTTGATCCAAAACTCTCTGATTTTGGACTTGCCAAGCTAGGTCCAACTGGTGATAAGAGTCATGTGTCTACAAGGGTCATGGGAACTTATGGTTATTGTGCACCAGAGTATGCTTCCACAGGACAATTGACCACGAAATCCGATGTGTATAGCTTTGGAGTTGTATTCTTGGAGATGATCACAGGTAGAAGAGTCATTGACACCTCAAAACCAAGTGAAGAACAGGATCTTGTTCTGTGG GCACAACCATTGTTCAGAAACAAGAAAAAGTTTCACTTAATGGTAGATCCATTGCTGGAAGGGAACTATCCAAGGAAGGGACTGTGTCAAGCACTAGCAATTGCAGCAATGTGCCTGCAAAATGATGCCAGTGTTCGTCCGTTGATCAGTGATGTAGTTACTGCTTTGGCATTTCTAGCAGGGAACAAGAAAAAGGACGAGGACGAGGAGGAAGCTGCACTAGACACTCCAAAAACACCATTGCAAAGTAATACAGAGAACATTGGAACTAATGAAGCTAGTGTTGATACATAA
- the LOC107002588 gene encoding probable serine/threonine-protein kinase PBL23 isoform X2 → MKFGSKNKMKMKMNCFRCCVANEDHKKTLKKNNQEHKNNKSQSSFDNLSLKTDSNRRKYIAEEIAKLGKGNISAEIFSYLELKIATQNFNNDRLLGEGGFGRVYKGHIESKNLDVAVKQLDRNGFQGTREFLVEVLILSLLHHPNLVNLVGYCSDGDQRILVYEYMPNGSLEDHLLETSPDRKPLDWNTRMKIAEGAAKGLEYLHEKANPPVIYRDFKASNILLDENFDPKLSDFGLAKLGPTGDKSHVSTRVMGTYGYCAPEYASTGQLTTKSDVYSFGVVFLEMITGRRVIDTSKPSEEQDLVLWVT, encoded by the exons ATGAAATTTGGTAGCAAGAAtaaaatgaagatgaagatgaattgTTTTAGATGTTGTGTTGCAAATGAGGATCATAAAAAGACTTTGAAAAAGAACAATCAAGaacacaaaaacaacaaatcTCAATCTTCCTTTGACAATCTTTCTTTAAAAACTG ATAGCAACAGAAGGAAGTATATAGCAGAAGAAATAGCAAAACTTGGAAAAGGCAACATTTCTGCAGAAATCTTCTCATACCTGGAGTTGAAGATTGCCACTCAAAACTTCAACAACGATCGTTTGCTTGGTGAAGGTGGCTTTGGAAGAGTGTACAAGGGCCACATTGAAAGCAAGAATCTA GATGTTGCTGTGAAGCAACTTGACAGGAATGGTTTCCAAGGAACTAGAGAGTTTCTTGTGGAGGTTCTCATATTGAGTCTTCTTCATCATCCTAATCTTGTTAATCTGGTTGGATATTGTTCAGATGGTGATCAGAGAATTTTAGTATATGAATACATGCCAAATGGTTCACTAGAAGATCACCTACTTG AAACTAGTCCAGATAGAAAACCACTTGATTGGAATACAAGGATGAAAATTGCAGAAGGAGCAGCAAAAGGACTTGAATACTTGCATGAAAAAGCTAATCCTCCAGTGATTTACCGCGATTTTAAAGCATCAAACATACTTTTAGATGAGAACTTTGATCCAAAACTCTCTGATTTTGGACTTGCCAAGCTAGGTCCAACTGGTGATAAGAGTCATGTGTCTACAAGGGTCATGGGAACTTATGGTTATTGTGCACCAGAGTATGCTTCCACAGGACAATTGACCACGAAATCCGATGTGTATAGCTTTGGAGTTGTATTCTTGGAGATGATCACAGGTAGAAGAGTCATTGACACCTCAAAACCAAGTGAAGAACAGGATCTTGTTCTGTGG gtGACGTGA
- the LOC107002757 gene encoding protein LHCP TRANSLOCATION DEFECT, giving the protein MASIPCTLHLTFSSSRPNFLSSCSVKLNSCFMGFSKLKSIGWCRPNGLGPNCGSRTTCWFNFRQNAETAGVYGSQSRDDFDRDDVEQYFNYMGMLAVEGTYDKMEALLSQNIHPVDILLLMASTEGDLPKIEELLRAGADYTVKDADGRTALDRAANDEVKDFIVNYKAQKA; this is encoded by the exons ATGGCTTCAATTCCATGTACTCTCCACTTAACTTTCTCTTCTTCAAGACCCAATTTTTTGTCATCATGTTCAGTAAAATTGAATTCTTGTTTTATGGgtttttcaaaattgaaaagtATAGGATGGTGTAGACCAAATGGATTAGGGCCAAATTGTGGTTCAAGAACTACTTGTTGGTTTAATTTCAGACAAAATGCTGAAACTGCTGGAGTTTATGGTAGTCAATCTCGTGATGATTTTGATAGAGATGATGTTGAGCAG TACTTCAACTACATGGGCATGCTTGCAGTTGAAGGAACATATGACAAGATGGAGGCTCTTTTAAGCCAAAACATACACCCGGTCGATATTTTACTGCTGATGGCTTCCACTGAAGGCGACTTGCCAAAAATCGAAGAACTACTGAGAGCTGGAGCAGATTACACAGTCAAAGATGCAGACGGACGTACTGCCCTTGACAGGGCTGCTAACGATGAAGTCAAAGACTTCATCGTTAACTATAAAGCCCAGAAGGCATAA
- the LOC107032166 gene encoding uncharacterized protein LOC107032166 — protein MAQTLEATKVGGGSIKVGTTGKVSALMSRELHSKKPSSQAPTSSRNKAPTVCGFIAGSATSPKRMKTRTPSDEASSSGTTSKHNTKSPESLRKTKHNSRKTHQIPILESENISVDGTPISKKPDRKGPYMVEIVDVKCKSMDRTWATPIKNSLKKLRFTKLSDSSV, from the coding sequence atgGCTCAAACGTTAGAAGCCACTAAAGTCGGTGGAGGTTCGATTAAAGTGGGAACTACAGGTAAAGTTAGTGCATTGATGTCAAGAGAATTACATTCCAAGAAACCGTCTTCTCAGGCACCAACATCATCTAGGAATAAAGCTCCTACTGTTTGTGGTTTCATCGCTGGTAGCGCGACTAGTCCAAAGAGAATGAAGACGAGAACACCAAGTGATGAAGCAAGCAGCAGCGGAACAACATCTAAGCATAATACTAAAAGCCCCGAATCGTTAAGGAAGACGAAGCACAACAGCAGAAAAACACATCAAATTCCAATACTAGAATCAGAAAACATTTCAGTAGATGGAACTCCTATTAGCAAGAAACCTGACAGAAAGGGACCTTACATGGTGGAAATCGTTGACGTAAAATGCAAAAGTATGGACAGAACTTGGGCTACCCCTATAAAAAATAGCCTAAAGAAGCTCCGTTTCACAAAGCTATCTGACAGCTCGGTCTAA
- the LOC107002478 gene encoding protein FATTY ACID EXPORT 5-like, translated as MHDFCFTIPYGLVLVCGGIIGYFKKGSIASLGGGLGTGFLLIFAGYLSLQAFHKRKNSYFGLILETVCAAVLTWVMGQRYMQTSKIMPAGVVAGISVVMTGFYLYKIARGGNHIPSKAE; from the exons ATGCATGATTTTTGCTTTACAATCCCTTATGGTTTGGTTCTTGTGTGTGGTGGAATTATAGGGTATTTCAAGAAAGGAAGTATAGCTTCATTGGGTGGAGGTTTGGGTACTGGTTTTTTGCTTATTTTTGCTGGTTACTTGAGTCTCCAAGCATTTCACAAGCGCAAAAACTCTTACTTTGGTTTGATTCTTGAAACAG TTTGTGCTGCTGTGTTAACATGGGTCATGGGACAGCGGTACATGCAAACTTCAAAGATAATGCCAGCTGGTGTTGTTGCTGGTATCAG TGTTGTAATGACTGGATTTTACCTTTATAAGATTGCCAGGGGTGGAAACCATATCCCATCTAAAGCTGAGTAA
- the LOC107002587 gene encoding microtubule-associated protein TORTIFOLIA1-like → MASQVSKSSKPSKPTTQSSSAPPSRSSSSSSSSSLSTHLAMIELKQRILTSISKLSDRDTHQIAVEDLEKIIQTLSNDGVSMLLNCLYDASNDPKPAVKKETLRLLPTVCASHGDSAATHLTKIIGNIVKRLKDSDSGVRDACRDAIGSLSSLYLKGEAESGGIGSVVALFVKPLFEAMNENNKTVQSGAALCMAKMVECASDPPVLSFQKLCPRICKYLNNPHFMAKASLLPVVSSLSQVGAIAPQNLEPLLQTIHECLSNTDWATRKAAADTLSALALNSSNLVAGGATSTLTVLEASRFDKIKPVRDSMLEALQHWKKIAGKEDGATDDQKASCVDGESSESAGSSEKDLRNAVGILKKRGPALSDRKLNPEFFQKLEERSSNDLPVEVVVPRQCLNASNTPTEVESAPDKAETGQRIMRKSHSDARYSNTESQTSGVSGREHDTVDDGDLNQREQSSYRTGFAKNAGPPEGFMANKGNWLAIQRQLLLLERQQAHLTNMLQDFMGGSHGSMVALENRVRGLERVVEDMARDLSLSAGRRGSAFTARFDESLNRPLGKYNSFHDYSSTKLGRGSEGSIPFGERFVPSDGNSSGMRGRSPPRRSDNPDAWDFHSYGKNGQSGSRRGIGGGPMDARSSKLENEIDQVGTRRGWAKGAGPVRFGEGPSARSIWQASKDEATLEAIRVAGDDNGTARGTRVAIPELEAEALTDDNNMQERDPVWTSWTNAMDAFSVGDMDSAFSEVLSTGDDFLLVKLMDRSGPVIDQLSNEVASETLHAVAQFLLEPNLTDICLSWVQQLLEIVIENEPEVVDLPMEVKKELLLNLNEISSSVDLPEDWEGATPEQLLLQLASAWDIDLQELEK, encoded by the exons ATGGCTTCTCAAGTATCCAAATCTTCAAAGCCCTCAAAACCCACAACACAATCATCATCAGCACCCCCTTCAaggtcatcatcatcatcttcatcttcatcactTTCAACCCATTTAGCCATGATTGAGCTGAAGCAAAGAATCCTTACATCTATCTCTAAGCTCTCTGACAGAGATACCCATCAGATCGCTGTTGAAGACCTCGAGAAAATCATCCAAACTCTATCAAACGACGGCGTTTCAATGCTCCTTAACTGTCTTTACGATGCCAGCAACGACCCAAAACCTGCCGTTAAGAAAGAAACCCTTCGGCTTCTTCCCACTGTATGTGCTTCGCACGGAGATTCTGCGGCGACCCATTTGACGAAAATTATCGGCAACATTGTTAAAAGGCTGAAGGATTCGGATTCGGGTGTTAGGGATGCGTGTCGTGATGCGATTGGGTCGCTGTCTTCGTTGTACTTGAAGGGAGAAGCTGAAAGTGGGGGGATTGGGTCTGTAGTTGCTTTGTTTGTGAAGCCATTGTTTGAGGCAATGAATGAGAATAACAAAACGGTTCAGAGTGGTGCTGCTTTGTGTATGGCTAAAATGGTGGAATGTGCTTCGGATCCCCCTGTATTGTCTTTTCAAAAGCTATGTCCAAGGATCTGCAAGTATCTTAACAATCCACATTTCATGGCAAAGGCTTCTTTATTGCCTGTTGTTTCAAGCTTATCACAG GTAGGGGCTATAGCACCGCAAAATTTGGAACCTTTACTGCAGACAATTCATGAATGCCTCAGCAATACAGATTGGGCAACTCGTAAGGCTGCAGCTGATACATTAAGCGCCTTGGCATTGAATTCAAGCAACTTGGTAGCAGGGGGAGCTACTTCCACTTTAACTGTGCTTGAAGCTTCTCGGTTTGACAAG ATAAAACCGGTGAGAGATAGTATGTTGGAAGCTTTGCAGCACTGGAAGAAAATTGCAGGGAAAGAAGATGGAGCCACAGATGATCAGAAAGCTTCATGTGTTG ATGGAGAATCTTCTGAATCTGCCGGATCGTCAGAAAAGGACCTCCGAAATGCTG TGGGCATATTAAAGAAGAGAGGTCCTGCTTTGTCAGACAGAAAATTGAACCCAGAATTCTTTCAGAAACTTGAAGAAAGGAGTTCAAATGATTTGCCTGTGGAGGTGGTTGTTCCTCGTCAATGTCTTAATGCATCTAATACACCAACTGAAGTAGAGTCTGCGCCAGACAAAGCAGAAACAGGACAGAGAATAATGAGGAAAAGCCATAGTGATGCTAGGTATAGTAACACGGAGAGTCAAACTTCGGGGGTAAGTGGCAGAGAACATGATACTGTTGATGATGGAGATTTGAATCAGAGGGAACAATCCAGTTACCGTACTGGTTTTGCAAAAAATGCTGGTCCGCCTGAGGGGTTTATGGCTAACAAAGGAAACTGGCTTGCTATTCAAAGACAATTGTTACTTCTGGAGAGACAGCAGGCTCATCTGACGAATATGTTGCAG GATTTCATGGGTGGATCTCATGGTAGCATGGTGGCTCTCGAGAACAGAGTACGTGGTCTTGAAAGAGTTGTTGAAGACATGGCACGTGATTTATCTCTTTCAGCAGGTCGAAGAGGTAGTGCTTTTACGGCAAGATTTGATGAATCTCTTAATAGGCCCCTTGGGAAGTATAATAGCTTCCACGATTACTCTAGTACCAAGCTTGGTAGAGGTAGTGAAGGTAGCATACCATTTGGAGAGAGGTTTGTACCATCTGATGGTAATTCATCAGGTATGAGGGGAAGGAGCCCACCACGTAGATCTGATAATCCTGATGCTTGGGACTTCCATTCATATGGTAAGAATGGGCAATCAGGATCTAGGAGAGGTATTGGTGGTGGTCCCATGGATGCTAGGTCATCTAAACTAGAAAACGAGATAGATCAGGTTGGCACAAGGAGGGGATGGGCCAAAGGAGCAGGACCTGTTAGGTTTGGCGAGGGACCTTCTGCTAGAAGTATCTGGCAAGCTTCAAAGGATGAAGCAACTTTGGAGGCAATCCGTGTGGCTGGTGATGACAATGGAACTGCTCGAGGTACTAGAGTAGCTATTCCAGAATTAGAGGCTGAAGCACTAACAGATGACAATAACATGCAAGAGCGTGATCCAGTTTGGACTTCCTGGACCAATGCAATGGATGCATTTTCTGTGGGTGATATGGATTCAGCATTTTCTGAAGTTTTATCTACTGGAGATGATTTCTTGCTTGTGAAGCTGATGGATAGATCAGGTCCAGTGATTGATCAACTGTCCAATGAGGTGGCAAGTGAGACTTTGCATGCTGTTGCCCAGTTTCTTCTGGAGCCAAACCTGACAGACATCTGTTTATCTTGGGTACAACAG TTGCTAGAAATTGTCATAGAAAATGAACCTGAGGTTGTGGACCTTCCTATGGAAGTTAAAAAAGAGCTGCTGTTAAATTTGAACGAAATTTCATCATCAGTAGACCTTCCTGAGGACTGGGAAGGTGCAACACCAGAGCAACTATTATTGCAGTTGGCATCTGCTTGGGATATTGATCTGCAAGAGCTGGAGAAGTAA